CCCCCTGCTTGCCCAGAGTTTCCCTCATTGCCTTTGACATCTCCTTTTAACCTGCGccaaggggctgagcctggggctgTTTCCTCACAGAGCTCCCTGCAGGTGGCTTCTCATTCAGTCCGGTGCTGTTTGCATCTGCAGCCTCACTCCATGGAGAGGGGGAGGAAGCCAGAGCATACCCGGGGGCTGGTGGGGCATCCTCAGCCCCCCAGGCAGCCCCGCTGCAGCTGGGGTCACCTTAATGCAAATGGTTGCGTGAGATGGAACGAAATGAAGGGTGCTTGAAGGAAGGTGTCACTCCAGATAGATGTGcacgggaggggacagggccTGGGAAATCTTTGCAGATGCAGCAATTTTCCCCTCGTTTCTGGGGAAAGTAGTCTTTGTCTCTCTGAATCTGCAGtttgctgccagccctgcaatTCCTTGTGACAGCTGCGGCCAGGGTCAGGGGAAAATCACAGCCTCTGTCCTGCAGGTGTAACGAGCAGGGGAGGTGGAGGGAGACCAGGAGCCGATGGGATCGGGTGGCAGCTCACCCGCTCTGCACTGACTGTGCTGGCACTTCAGGCTTCGCAGGGAGAAAAGGCTCTTGGTGGGCACGGAGCAGGTCCCACGGGCTGAGCTGATGGGtctgaacagcagcagagctgccagaggggctgggggcgtCAGAGACCTTTCCCACAGCAACTCTCCCTTGCCGGGAGGCTCTGGGACTGACCCAAAGGctttgggagcagctctgccccctccagcaGGAAATGAGGTGACAAGGGAGATGAAGATAAGTTGCctgccctctgcagagcaggtcCCCACGATACTCAGGGCAACGTGACCCCAGCACTGACCCACAGCTACccttgctgctctccctgcGGTCCCTGCTGTGAGGGACACGAggtgttttccctttttctccccacatttgtgccctgagcagcagggagcccCACACACACCTCCTggggagccagggctgctccagccgaGGATCACTGCTGTAAATAAAACATGCCAGCGGGAGCCGGCGGCTGCCGTGCCTTCCTCTCGTTATTATTTCATACCCCGCTCCCAGGCGGGCTTGGCTGCTCTGCTCGCTCGGTGTTCTCCCGTGGCCTCCGTGTCCCTGCCAGAGCCGCAGGGCTCCCTGGGCTCCCCAccctccctcctctgccacCACCCACCCCCGCGGCCAATGTCACTGCCAGACCCCAAAGCCCGTGCGGAGCCTACCTCTGGGGTGAAGGGGACGGGGCTGTCCAGGGGGTGCTGATGGCGTGTCTGTGTCTCTGCCCACAGAGGATGAGCTGCGGGTACATCCTGTGCACCGTCCTGCTCTCGGTGGCCGTGCTCCTGGCGGTGACAGTCACGGGGGCCATCCTCTTCATGAACCACTACCACACGCCCGTCACCGAGTCGCCCCCTGTCATCAGCACCAACCCCGAGGAGGCCAACGCGCTGGTGACCATCGAGAAAGCCGACAGCTCCCGCATCAACATCTTCATCGACCCCAACTGCCCCAGCGCTGCCGGCACCCTGGGCCGCATGGAGGGGCTGCAGACCTCCCTGCTGCGCGCCGTCACCGACCACGACGCCGAGGCCAAGGCCACCAAGAGCCAGCAGAAGGCCCTGCTGGTCACCGTGGCGGATGAGGTGGCCAAGCTGCTGACCCACGCCGTGCAGCTGCGCGCCGACTGCGACGGCCTCAAGAAGGGGCACAGCGCCATGGGGCAGGAGCTCAGCaacctgcagggagagcagggcaggctcaTCCAGGTGAgccggggctggcagtgccaggcagggctcCCTGGGGATGGAACTCCCTGTCCCAATGTCCCTGGGGGTATGGCTGCTcgcagcccctgcccacagcaTCCAGGGAAGAGCTCTAGGTGCAGGAGCTGAGGTTGAAGGCAAGTGTTTGGGAGTTGGAAGCTGGGAAGTCTCTCCGCCAAACCACCCCAGTGCCAGTGAGCCAGGTGTGCAGCCTCCCACATTGTGGGTGGCCCAGCTCCAGGTCCAGTTTGGGAGCTCCAGTCAGAGCCAAGCACAACACAGAGCCTTCTCAAGGGCAGTTCATGCAGCAATCAGTCCCCTCTCTTTACAGTCCCCAAAATCTCCCAGCCAATGAGCTGTGTTGAAATGCTTACCTGAGTATGCCAGGGGTCTGCCAGGTGTTGTAGCAAGATCCAGGGCATGGCAGGGTGTTCCATGCCTGACTCTTCTGGTACTCAACTccctctgcccagagctgcttgtTTCTCGCTGCTTTGCTTCTCTCCCCATCCTGATGctctgccacagccacagccaccctgTGTCACTGTCCCAGCCTGGGTCACCTCAGGGAATGATAAGAGCTGGCGGCTGCCTCAGGACACGGCTATTCCTGCCGCCTCCGTCATCCTGTCCTTTGCCCAGAGATGCTCTTTATCCCATGGGATTGCAGCACCAATGCACCCACGTTTGGGGATTTCTCCTCCCTGGTGCTTATCTGGCCCCTGACCCCTGCCAAAAAGCAACAGAGATGTTTTATGGGATCTGCTGTGGATTTATGTCCCCACCAGCCCATACCCTGGCATTGCTGAGCAGAGTGGTCAAGGGGCTGGGACGTGGAAGGGATTTAACCATTTAACCACAATTCAGTGTCCCCCCCGTGTgtcccctgcccacagctgctctcGGAGAGCCAGACCAACATGGCTCGGCTGGTGAGCTCTGTCAGTGACGTCCTGGACACGCTGCAGAAggagcgcggcggggcccggccccggctcaAGGCTGACCTGCAGCGAGCTCCGGCCAGGGGAGCAcggccccggggctgctccaACGGTGAGTGGCATCCCTGCCAGTCCCTGGGGAGAGGGATGTGCCTGGGGCCGCTCGTGGCGGGGAGAAACCACCCAGCATGGGGCAAACCATCCTGGAGAAGGGATTTAATACAGTGCAGGGGGTGGCGAGGaggtggagaaggagggagatgGAAAGGTGTGTCCTGGAAGGGGGAGTTCTCACCGTGCAGCTCCCAGTTGCCCATAAACCAGCCCAAAAGCCCCTTCACACCCCTGCAAACCCATCTGCTCCCACAGAGGGTAGCAGGGACACAGGCAGAGCATTCACCTCCATCGGGAGTGGAGGGTGGCCCTGCATGGATAAACAGTCACATTCCTCAGCCTTGGGTTGAGATGCAGCTGAGTGAGcctgtcctggagctgggagcacagcacagcctccccGGGCATTGGCTCCCCCTTGTCCCCATGTGGGTCCCAGCTTGCCCTTGCCATCTCACAGGGACATGAGGTCagtccctgccagctgctggggagTCCCCACGGTGGTGGCATCCCCCTTGGCACTGCCCTGAGCATcggaggagcagggagggaaagagcaAAGTAGCACCAAGCTGGCAACTAGAGCTGGAAGCAAGGCTGGGAGCCTGGAAGAAATGGCAAGACATTAAATTAGACCATTAATTAACCAGCTTTCCCcttgtcccaccccatcccaatGGCACGCTGCAGGCTCCCGGCCCCGAGACTGCTTTGACATCTATGCGAGCGGACAGCAGGAGGATGGGATTTACTCCATCTTCCCCACCCACTACCCTGACGGCTTCCAGGTCTACTGTGACATGACGACGGACGGGGGTGGCTGGACGGTGAGCTGGGGACACCGGGTGATGGCACCGCTGGCCACGGGCTGGCCCTGTGCCGGGCTGCTGGGCGTGGGAGATGTCACTTTGGACACTTGGAGGTGTCATCAGGAGGGGCAATAAATGTCAAGGGGGCCTGGCTGTGCACCCAGAGCTTCCCAGTGgtgccaggcagagccctgagctggagCCCAGTGCCTGCCCTGGACTGGGGAGcgtggctggagctggagggggGGGTCAGGCAGGGAGTTGGATGCCACCTCTGGGAtttgtccttctcagcagggctgggtgtggttggggctgtgccatggggcacatggctctgctttcctcgTGGTCCCAGTGAGGCGGTGCTGGGGCTCAGGgcagaccccaaacccacacATTTGGCCTCATTTTGCCTGGGGCACCTCGGGTGCTCTGCTGATTCACTCCCTGTCCGATTCACTCTGCACGGCGGCCGCGATGGGCCCGTAATCCCAGCAAtgggggcagggagcagggggtgGGGGACACggctctgccagcccccagccccccactGCCCCCGGGAGCAGATGGGTGTAAGCAGCTCTCCCTACCCTGGAGGGCATCACTTGGGGCGCCAGCAGGACAGAGAGGGGGTCTCAGGAGGTGGTGGGGTCGCACCAGGAGGGGTGGGCAGGCAGCCTCTGCCCTGAGGACACGCTGGGTGAGCCGAGCTGGCCAGCACCCCTCCAGCTGGGCGTTCTAGGAAACAAATCCCCACGATCTGATTCCCCTAAGCAGCTttgagcagggccaggagggaGCTTAGCCCCCCTGCCCTCAGGGGCTGATGAGCCTTCGACCTCTGAGAGCCCACCCTGGGCAGGAGGAACCTGTGGTGTCCAGGTGGTATCTGCAGCTCcagtggggaaactgaggcacagcacagccagggaccTCAGTTCTCAGGGGCCTacagaggggagaggggaaccCTTCTGGCTCCCCAAGGTGCAGAGGGTCCTTGCAAACCCCGTGCACAGTCTGCAGAGCCTCCACCAACCCCAGCCAAGCCTGAAGAGCAGCCCAAGGTGATTAGCGAGACACTCAGAGGCTTATTTAAAGCTGCTGCAGGCGGGAGGGctcgggcagggctggggagggggcacagcGAGTGATTCTAAGCCCGGCAGCACCGGGAGGGTCTGGGACTGCAGTGGCACAGACACCTCGGCTCCGCCCTGCCTTGATGGGGCCAGGAGCCAAACCAGGCTCTGGATCCCAGTGGCCCAgggccagccagagctgggctgagggTGCACACCCCAGGCTCCTGTTTcttggggctgctctgcagcagagggTCCCAAACGTGCCTCCCGTCCCTTGGGTGCAGGGATTGTCTCAGCCATCtccggggggctgggggtgtgggGGCACTGGCTGATCCAGGCTCCAGGTAAGCCATGGCATGGCTGGGTGCCatggggcagagcctgggaaatttcccttcccttcccttcccttcccttcccttcccttcccttcccttcccttcccttcccttcccttcccttcccttcccttcccttcccttcccttcccttcccttcccttcccttcccttcccttcccttcccttcccttcccttcccttcccttcccttcccttcccttcccttcccttcccttcccttcctctctggAGCGATTACTCCTGACATTTGGGCATATTTGCatgtgggtgggtgggtggaaGCGATGGCAGCAGCTGAATCAATTCTGACTCGGGAGcttgggagctgctgagctcagctTTCAGCTGCCTGGACAGCTCAGAGGCCACGGGGactggggcagggggaagagCTCAggaccccgctgtccccaaagCATGATCCACAGAGGCAGGGTCCTGCTCgctccctgtccccgtcccggGGCAGGCTGAGCAAGGCACGGCTGTTTTGTGCCCCCTGGGTCCtgcccaccagcagcagggccacgtttgctgctgctggggatgtgGATCTGGGTCAGTGCCCACCGGTGCTGATGGGAGCATCCATatcctgtgctcagcactgcctgGGATTGCAGTGAGTTCCCTGTgactgcccagcccagctctgcccctgaCACTCACCTCTGGCTCTTTCTTAAAGTAATAATGGCATGGTAGAGGTCAAGGGAGGCACAGCATCCCAGGAGGGCTCAAAAAGTTGCCTTTTCATATGATGTTGTCTTCAGAATGTCTTGGCAAATGCCCCACActcctcccagtgcccccaagCCTCCATTGCTCCTCATTTGGGGCAAAATCCCCTGGGATCAGCACCTCAGCTCCATGAGCAGCAGCGCTCTGCGTGCCTCAGCATCACCTCCATGTACAGCGTGTGCTGGGAAATGGTGGGAAAGCCAAagaatgcagaagaaaaggctgtgccagcaggatgAGGGCTGTGGTGACATTGAGTGACAGCTTCCAGCTTCAGGGGtacctgctgtgctgggacactGGTGGGGGCAGCCTCACCAGCCTGGACATCCCCTGCTGGAGGGGTCCTGGAGAGGGACGGGGCTGAGCAGGCACTGGGCATTGACACTGGGCTGGGGTAAACCACAGGCAGGGGCTGAGAGGAGCCGCAGGAACACGCTGTGTTTCCAAAGGATGTGGTTTATGTGTCACCACAAACAGGGACAAGACAATTCTGCcggcagggccaggcaggagcagctcctgggacgggcagtgctgccagctgtggtgcTCACAGGCTGTCCCACAGGACTGGCTCTGCActgctcagagctttctccctgGCTGAGCCCAGAGATGGTCTCCCTGCTGTGACAGGGCTCAgaggacaccctggggacagggctgtggggtCTCTGCCATGGCTGCCAAAACTGGACCAGGAGCCTGAGCTCTGTGGGGGTGGAGAAGATGTGGCCAAGCATGTCCCCAGATTGGGAGTTTCAAGCCCACCAGGAGTTTGGtggagctgagggagaggaaGCTGCCGTGGCAGGCACAGGTTGGTGCTCCcacttttctctgcttttaacccatTTTTCTGGGTTTGTGGCTTTGCAGaagcctgtccctgccccacagGGGCAACTGGGGGAGGCAGAGAATGAGGGAGATAAATATTTCAGCCTTGCCTTTAAAGAAGGGAGGGAAATCCTTTTTGCTTAAGAGGGGGGTGATGCATATTTGATGAGGAGGAAAAGAGCAgcgaggcagggctgggagcacgaTGAGCCTGCAGGTCACTGGTGcacccagcattcccagcactcCCAGAGGGTGATCAGGAagctcccacagccctggctgcacgTGGTGGGTGCGCAGAAGAGGCACAGAAGGGACAGTGCATGAGAGATGATGAGGATGGGGCAGGAGACTCGGGAGGACACAGGACCTCCAGCACTCACCAGCAACCAACCTGGTTTCAAGCCCCCTTGGGGCTGGGCCTGGGGGCAGTGGGGCACTGAAGGCTTCTCCTGGGGTGATTCCTGAGCCGTGTCAAGGCTCAGGCAGCGGAGCCCTGTCCCACACGCTTCCCTGGGCACCACTCAGGCAATTGGCCTATTTACAACTGTGGGTCAAAGCCGATTAAGAGGCAGCTCTGGTGCTGCAGCCACCGCCTTCCCCACGCGCCAGCGACGGAGCTGATGGTGGCTGGGGAAAATCAGCTTCAGGCCCCTGTCCAGCCACGCTGTCCCCCTTTCCCAGCAAGCCTGAAGAAAGCCCCTTTAAATGGGCTTAACCACAGCTTCTCAAGTGCTCAACGCGGGGATAAAAATTAAGGCTCTAATTCTAGAAGGTAAGTACAGCAGgatcagagctgggctgtgccgaGGAGCGTGCCGGAGCCTCAGGCAGCACACCCAGCCCCAAAAATGCCTGTCTGGGGAAGGGCAAACAGTGAGAGGTTCACAGGGTGGTTCTGCTTCATATGCCAGGATGAAACCCTGTGTGGGAGGGCAGAAGCAGCCAGGGGGAGCAAAGCATGGTGGCTTCCCAGCCGACTTCAGGGCTTGTCCACATTCCCCAATCCTGGGATGCTGGAAGCTCAGCTCggcagcagcccagctctgaagATGGGGTGCTCTGGCCCCTGGGCTGACAGAGCCTGGGAGGGTTCTGCCTAAATCACCAAgtgccccagctgtccccaccacgGCCTTGGgagtgcagagctgggagggagtgGGGCAGGCTTGCTCAGCCAACTTTAATGCAATTAATCCAGGGCTGGAGGCTTAATTAAGTTCAAATGGTCGGGCatgaagcagcattttctggATCGCTGTCAATAAATCAAACCCAAAACTATGGATAAAAGGGGATGAAACACACAGGGCACACGCGCTGATGAGCAgatgggagaggaaaagggaaaggctCCGAGCAGAAAAGCTGCGTTGAGCCCTGGGAtgtggctgggatttgggggctcTGCAGGGGTCAGGGCAGTCAGTGCCCTACAGTTAATTTCTCTGGGAGATCAATGAGGCTGTCACAGAGATGATGTTTTATAATGGGGTGTCTGCCCAGGAGAGCAAGGAGATCCAGGAGGAAGAAATCAGCCCCGCTGGGTTTTTACACCGTTCTGAGCACCCACGGTTGGCAGGAGAGCTCACAGCGAGccgggcagctcctgctgcaggacagagctcGGGTCGTGCCCTCCGTGTCTCTGCTCCCatgtgcaggagcagcccccggctgtttggaggcagctgcagggtgTCCCGCTCCAGGGACACCCGACAACTTCCCAAGGAGCTTCAGGtttcctgagctctgctcacaTTTCAGACAGAGGATCCTGTGAAGGGTTTTACCTGAACCCGCTCACCCACCCCTACGATCGAGCATTTCCCCGGGGAGCTCTCCCCTGTGTAATCACTGAGCCGACAGGGTTTAATTTGTGCCGGTGTCTAATTGggcagtggcaggaggaggtgggCAGCACGGTGGGGAGCggaggggctgcctggggcacgcaggctgggagcagccccacaTCTGATGCTCtttgtgtgtccccaggtgttccAGCGGCGGGAGGACGGCTCCGTGAACTTTTTCCGTGGCTGGGAAGCCTACCGGGACGGCTTCGGGAAGCTGACAGGAGAGCACTGGTTAGGtgtgtggggctggcagtgctcGGTCCTGGGCAGGCTGGCAAAGCCTGCGCTCCCCTGGGGAGGTCTGGGGTTTCTTTGTGATGGAGAGGACactgagacccccccccccccccctgcACACCCAAGTCCTGGGAGTgatgggctgggcagggaggggctggaCCCCTGGGCACCCCATCCCCACCGGGTCCCCACACTCACCCCTttccctctgccagggctgaaGAGGATCCACCTGCTGACGGTGCAGGGCAGCTACGAGCTCCGCATCGACCTGGAGGACTTCGACAACGGCACCGCCTTCGCCCACTACGGC
The genomic region above belongs to Vidua macroura isolate BioBank_ID:100142 chromosome 21, ASM2450914v1, whole genome shotgun sequence and contains:
- the FIBCD1 gene encoding fibrinogen C domain-containing protein 1; its protein translation is MGNERWKTVGGASQLEDGQQEKSQRMSCGYILCTVLLSVAVLLAVTVTGAILFMNHYHTPVTESPPVISTNPEEANALVTIEKADSSRINIFIDPNCPSAAGTLGRMEGLQTSLLRAVTDHDAEAKATKSQQKALLVTVADEVAKLLTHAVQLRADCDGLKKGHSAMGQELSNLQGEQGRLIQLLSESQTNMARLVSSVSDVLDTLQKERGGARPRLKADLQRAPARGARPRGCSNGSRPRDCFDIYASGQQEDGIYSIFPTHYPDGFQVYCDMTTDGGGWTVFQRREDGSVNFFRGWEAYRDGFGKLTGEHWLGLKRIHLLTVQGSYELRIDLEDFDNGTAFAHYGSFGVGLFSVDPEEDGYPITIADYSGTAGDSFLKHNGMKFTTKDLDNDHSENNCAAFYHGAWWYRNCHTSNLNGQYLKGHHSSYADGIEWSSWTGWQYSLKFTEMKIRPIREEN